A genomic window from Spiroplasma endosymbiont of Labia minor includes:
- a CDS encoding DMT family transporter: MMLNKQDFAQVEKPQNLTKERLFRIEGALKTQDTVKGMSWGLISALIYSLSPLISYITVSSEHEYGSFVSSTMYVVWQEVFAAIIMCLCYKPTEFFRYFKKLKDPRSWLIVLIGVTAGPIAMVMLTLAAQFTIVAGGQKDDTIAGMLLNLNAILACLLSNALYKTKNSKLAYMAFFVSAGLIVGLSIHFCIEKDIQPIGVLGIIFGLVAAVLYALEAVFMYAVMNKMHLNLSDREVVSIKTGTSAILMLIFAMPIASLADHDTAVNGYKAFALMGDWVIAIKYIIGGVLMGFGRMMYYYCIKHASGSYAASSQLLMLFWTPIIQYIMVGIQKYVGDPFLLQNEQDKWGPHVSINSGILIVEPEWWYWVYAIPIVIALLVIVFDENFFQIAEKKGWKAAALFFKEQNRMSEKDQKLMDKYEQEFLMRKKKKIERKIAKMSEAKKLEFIQKRKSKEDLRKKRDLKWQESNIKAAAKWEAMNDKMHQKYLQLSQEKRDKIEARSVKKEQAEKDVYWKKVLAYNERIERHEKLKNNHANL, translated from the coding sequence ATGATGTTAAATAAACAAGATTTTGCCCAGGTTGAAAAACCACAAAATCTTACAAAGGAAAGATTATTTAGAATAGAAGGGGCATTGAAAACACAAGATACAGTAAAAGGTATGTCATGAGGACTAATATCAGCTTTGATTTACTCGTTATCACCTTTAATATCTTATATTACTGTCTCTTCTGAACATGAATACGGCTCATTTGTTTCATCAACAATGTATGTTGTTTGACAAGAAGTTTTTGCAGCTATTATTATGTGTTTATGTTATAAACCAACTGAATTTTTTAGATATTTTAAAAAACTAAAAGATCCACGTTCTTGATTAATTGTCCTTATTGGAGTAACTGCAGGACCGATTGCTATGGTTATGTTAACTTTAGCGGCGCAGTTTACTATCGTTGCTGGTGGACAAAAAGATGATACAATTGCAGGAATGTTATTAAATTTAAATGCTATTTTAGCTTGTTTATTATCAAATGCACTATACAAAACTAAAAATTCAAAATTAGCATATATGGCATTTTTTGTGTCAGCTGGCTTGATTGTTGGTCTATCTATACATTTTTGTATTGAAAAAGATATTCAACCAATAGGAGTTCTTGGCATTATTTTTGGCTTAGTTGCTGCTGTTTTGTATGCGCTTGAGGCTGTATTTATGTATGCTGTGATGAATAAAATGCATTTAAATTTATCAGATCGAGAAGTTGTGTCAATTAAAACAGGAACTTCAGCAATATTAATGCTAATTTTTGCAATGCCAATAGCTTCATTGGCTGATCATGATACAGCAGTAAATGGTTATAAAGCCTTTGCCTTAATGGGTGATTGAGTAATTGCGATAAAGTACATTATTGGTGGTGTACTAATGGGATTTGGCCGCATGATGTATTATTACTGTATTAAACATGCATCAGGAAGTTATGCTGCGTCTTCACAATTATTGATGTTATTTTGAACGCCAATTATTCAATACATAATGGTTGGAATTCAAAAATATGTTGGAGATCCATTTTTATTACAAAATGAACAAGATAAATGGGGACCACATGTATCAATAAATTCTGGCATATTGATTGTAGAACCAGAATGATGATATTGAGTTTATGCAATACCAATAGTTATTGCATTACTGGTAATTGTCTTTGATGAAAATTTCTTTCAAATTGCAGAAAAAAAAGGCTGAAAAGCTGCAGCTTTATTTTTTAAAGAGCAAAATCGAATGAGCGAAAAAGATCAAAAATTAATGGATAAATATGAGCAAGAATTTTTAATGCGAAAAAAAAAGAAAATTGAAAGAAAAATCGCAAAAATGAGTGAAGCAAAAAAATTGGAATTTATTCAAAAAAGAAAATCTAAAGAAGATTTAAGAAAAAAACGTGATTTAAAATGACAAGAATCAAACATTAAAGCAGCTGCAAAATGAGAAGCTATGAATGATAAAATGCATCAAAAATATTTACAATTGTCACAAGAAAAACGCGACAAAATAGAAGCAAGATCAGTTAAAAAAGAACAAGCAGAAAAAGATGTATATTGAAAAAAAGTATTAGCTTATAATGAACGTATTGAAAGACATGAAAAACTAAAAAATAACCATGCAAATCTCTAA
- the gatB gene encoding Asp-tRNA(Asn)/Glu-tRNA(Gln) amidotransferase subunit GatB, whose protein sequence is MIFKNFEIVIGIENHVELKTKSKMFGYGPVVYGAEPNTKVSEVDMGYPGALPSVNKKGVKLAILAANALNMEIDALLRFDRKNYYYPDLVKGYQITQQFHPIGRNGELTITLSDNTKKNITIERMHIEEDTAKQIHKNDTTFIDYNRSGVGLIEIVTNPIISSAEEAIAYVEKLREILLYLGVSDVKMNEGSLRCDVNISVRPFGCNKLGTKVEIKNLNSLSNVKKAIDFEVERQTKLYMAGKNVDMETRRFDETLQETVSMRKKSNSVDYKYFREPNIMPIRLDDNWIEYIISNSPETADIKRYRYQKEYGLKFDETNSILQNMSIMSFFEQTISLTTNYTKVANLIITDIQAYLNKNNFETISDTYLLPENLAELINLVDDGLISSKHIKTILPIILESDSVTPKKIIENLKIKLISDPNEIKKMIMIVINENLDLLTQYDNRPERVLKTIMGILMKNTQGNINPDITQKILVEQINEILEKQK, encoded by the coding sequence ATGATATTTAAGAATTTTGAAATTGTTATTGGTATTGAAAATCATGTAGAATTGAAGACAAAATCAAAAATGTTTGGTTATGGACCCGTTGTTTATGGGGCAGAACCAAATACAAAAGTTTCTGAAGTTGATATGGGATATCCAGGGGCATTACCATCTGTAAATAAAAAAGGCGTTAAATTAGCGATATTGGCAGCTAATGCTTTAAACATGGAAATAGATGCATTACTTAGATTCGATCGTAAAAACTATTATTATCCAGATTTAGTTAAGGGCTATCAAATTACACAGCAATTTCATCCAATAGGACGAAATGGTGAATTAACAATAACATTATCAGATAATACTAAAAAAAATATAACTATTGAAAGAATGCATATAGAAGAAGATACGGCAAAACAAATTCATAAAAATGATACAACATTTATAGATTACAACAGAAGTGGTGTTGGGTTAATAGAAATAGTTACAAATCCAATAATTAGTTCTGCAGAAGAAGCAATAGCTTATGTTGAGAAATTAAGAGAGATACTTTTATATCTTGGTGTATCTGATGTAAAAATGAATGAAGGTTCATTAAGATGTGATGTAAATATATCTGTGAGGCCATTTGGTTGTAATAAATTAGGTACAAAAGTGGAAATAAAAAATTTAAATTCTTTATCCAATGTTAAAAAAGCTATAGACTTTGAAGTTGAAAGACAAACAAAATTATATATGGCTGGAAAAAATGTTGATATGGAAACAAGAAGATTTGATGAGACATTGCAAGAAACGGTTTCAATGAGAAAAAAATCAAATTCTGTTGATTATAAATATTTTAGAGAACCAAATATTATGCCTATTCGATTGGATGATAATTGAATTGAATATATAATTTCAAACTCACCAGAAACAGCAGATATAAAACGTTATCGTTATCAAAAAGAGTATGGTCTAAAATTTGATGAAACTAACTCAATTTTACAAAATATGTCAATTATGAGTTTCTTTGAACAAACAATTTCTTTAACGACAAATTATACAAAAGTTGCAAATTTAATAATCACTGATATACAAGCATATTTAAATAAAAATAATTTTGAAACAATTTCAGATACATATTTACTACCAGAAAATTTAGCTGAATTAATAAATTTAGTTGATGATGGATTAATATCATCAAAACATATAAAAACTATTCTACCTATTATTTTAGAAAGTGACAGTGTAACTCCAAAAAAAATTATAGAAAATTTAAAAATCAAATTGATTTCAGATCCAAATGAAATTAAAAAAATGATTATGATAGTTATTAATGAAAATTTAGATTTATTGACACAATATGATAATAGACCCGAACGTGTTTTAAAAACTATTATGGGTATTTTAATGAAAAATACCCAAGGAAATATAAATCCAGATATTACACAAAAAATTTTGGTTGAACAAATTAATGAGATACTTGAAAAACAAAAATAA
- a CDS encoding ABC transporter ATP-binding protein — protein MLKINYAVEMIDITKIFNKTIIANNKINFRVKKGTVHALVGENGAGKSTLMSILFGLYEPTEGYIKINDEQVNISNPIKANKLGIGMVHQHFKLIDNDYVWQNISLGAEITTAKIFVNQFAIKRKIRQIMNEYNLFVNLDAKIENISVGMQQRVEILKILYRGANIMVLDEPTAVLTPQEIQGLLNNIRDLRKRGKTIIFITHKLDEITAVADSVTVIRNGQNVKDFDVKELTEEKLAEAIVGRNLVEVKNKLTKPGPDILYIDNISVKKEGSKVYGLENFSALINRGEILAIAGVEGNGQTELIEALSGMKKISSGNIFFKDVKITNKSINERYKMGINHIPEDRHKYGLILDYSAINNTVLQNISQKPFSFFSLLNFTEIENYGRKIIKEFDVRGTRNGIALARGLSGGNQQKLIVGREMTRNYDLLLIVQPTRGLDVGAIEYMHKQILKAKDDNKAILLVSYELDEVMSLADRIIILSRGKITGEISAKNARREEIGKLMAAKGMKQYEF, from the coding sequence ATGTTAAAAATAAATTATGCTGTCGAAATGATAGATATAACTAAAATTTTTAATAAAACCATAATTGCAAATAATAAAATAAACTTTAGAGTTAAAAAAGGAACAGTTCATGCTCTTGTTGGTGAAAATGGCGCCGGCAAATCAACTTTAATGTCAATTTTATTTGGTTTATATGAACCAACAGAAGGTTATATAAAAATAAATGATGAACAAGTAAATATTTCAAATCCAATAAAAGCAAATAAATTAGGAATTGGTATGGTTCATCAACACTTTAAATTGATAGATAACGACTATGTTTGACAAAATATATCATTAGGAGCAGAAATTACTACTGCAAAAATATTTGTAAATCAATTTGCAATTAAAAGGAAAATTCGACAAATAATGAATGAATATAATTTATTTGTAAATCTAGATGCAAAAATAGAAAATATTTCAGTTGGCATGCAACAGAGAGTTGAAATATTGAAAATTTTATATCGCGGTGCAAATATTATGGTTTTAGATGAACCGACTGCTGTTTTAACACCTCAAGAAATACAAGGACTATTAAATAATATTAGAGATTTAAGAAAACGAGGTAAAACAATTATTTTTATTACTCATAAACTGGATGAAATTACAGCTGTAGCTGATAGTGTAACTGTTATCCGCAATGGACAAAATGTTAAAGATTTTGACGTTAAAGAATTAACAGAAGAAAAATTAGCAGAGGCAATTGTTGGTAGAAATTTAGTGGAAGTTAAAAATAAATTAACAAAACCTGGACCAGATATATTGTACATAGATAATATTTCAGTAAAAAAAGAAGGTTCAAAAGTATATGGACTTGAAAATTTTAGTGCTTTAATAAATCGTGGTGAAATATTAGCAATTGCTGGTGTTGAAGGAAACGGACAAACCGAACTTATTGAGGCATTATCTGGAATGAAAAAAATATCCTCTGGTAATATCTTTTTTAAAGATGTAAAAATTACAAATAAATCCATTAACGAACGTTACAAAATGGGCATAAATCACATACCAGAAGATAGACATAAGTACGGTTTAATTTTAGATTATAGTGCAATTAATAATACAGTTTTGCAAAATATTTCTCAAAAACCATTTTCGTTTTTTTCCTTATTAAATTTTACAGAAATAGAAAATTACGGTAGAAAAATTATCAAGGAATTTGATGTTAGAGGAACCAGAAATGGAATTGCATTAGCAAGAGGTTTATCTGGCGGAAATCAACAAAAATTAATTGTGGGAAGAGAAATGACAAGAAATTACGATTTACTGTTGATTGTACAACCAACAAGAGGTCTTGATGTTGGTGCTATTGAATATATGCATAAGCAAATATTAAAAGCAAAAGATGATAATAAGGCAATTTTATTGGTAAGTTATGAACTTGATGAAGTTATGTCACTGGCTGATAGAATCATTATTTTAAGTAGAGGAAAAATAACTGGAGAAATTAGTGCAAAAAATGCTAGAAGAGAAGAAATAGGAAAATTAATGGCTGCGAAAGGAATGAAACAATATGAATTTTAA
- the ligA gene encoding NAD-dependent DNA ligase LigA gives MNKEMIIENMRSYIEQLKIWSKEYYVNDNPSVEDAEYDALMKKLIELEFLYPDLTQTDSPTQYVGGTVIEKFEKFEHTTPMLSLANAFSKEDLVNFNEQIERNIDKINIKYYCELKIDGLSISLHYKNGKLIKGVTRGDGITGEDVTSNVMTIKSIPHVISLKNDIEVRGEIYLSKAEFERINKERIKNGEAKFANPRNAAAGTLRQLDSKIAASRKLDIWVYYFMNRDSNEIINHAQSLEYMNKIGFKVNPEGMLVNGIDEMWNYIEKQTLKRNSFDYEIDGIVIKVNDFSLYEEIGYTAKTPKWAIAYKFPAEIKQSKLLDIFPTIGRTGRVTYNAKLEPLQLAGTTVRAATLHNAEFIIEKDIRIGAMVKIKKAGDIIPEVISPVKDDNFSKLSIWKKALVCPECSNLLEITDGEVDQYCVNIDCPKKIIRSMEHFTSREAMNIEGLSIKNIEKLFAEKFILSVSDLYKLNTMKDKIINLENFGEKSFTNMINAIEISKKNSLEKLIFALGIRHVGKKTAKIICENFNTIENIMNATQIELEQIYDIGIIVAQSIIDWFKIKQNKRLIRELINFGVNMNYNGQKKIENIYITNKTFVITGSLSRPREYFQKIIESHNGKVSGSVSSKTNYVIIGSDAGSKLEKAQKLNIKIITELDFNKLLEE, from the coding sequence ATGAATAAAGAAATGATAATTGAAAATATGCGTTCGTATATAGAACAATTAAAAATTTGAAGTAAAGAATATTACGTTAACGATAATCCATCAGTTGAAGATGCAGAATATGACGCTTTAATGAAAAAATTAATTGAATTGGAATTTCTTTATCCAGATTTAACTCAAACAGATTCACCAACACAATATGTTGGTGGAACTGTAATTGAAAAATTTGAAAAATTTGAGCATACAACGCCAATGCTTTCTCTTGCCAATGCTTTCTCAAAAGAAGATTTAGTAAATTTTAATGAACAAATTGAAAGAAACATTGATAAAATTAACATTAAATATTATTGTGAATTAAAAATTGATGGTTTATCAATTTCATTACATTATAAAAATGGTAAATTGATTAAAGGTGTCACAAGAGGAGATGGAATAACGGGAGAAGATGTAACTTCAAATGTTATGACAATTAAATCAATTCCGCATGTTATTTCATTAAAAAATGATATTGAAGTTCGCGGTGAAATTTATCTATCAAAAGCTGAATTTGAAAGAATAAATAAAGAAAGAATTAAAAATGGTGAAGCAAAATTTGCTAATCCTAGAAATGCTGCTGCAGGAACTTTGCGACAACTAGATTCAAAAATTGCCGCTTCAAGAAAATTAGATATTTGAGTTTATTATTTCATGAATAGAGATTCAAATGAAATAATAAATCATGCGCAATCTTTAGAATATATGAATAAAATAGGATTTAAAGTTAATCCAGAAGGAATGCTTGTTAATGGAATAGATGAAATGTGAAATTACATTGAAAAGCAAACTTTAAAAAGAAATAGTTTTGATTATGAAATAGATGGAATTGTAATTAAGGTTAATGATTTTTCACTTTATGAAGAAATAGGATATACAGCAAAAACACCAAAATGAGCTATTGCTTATAAATTTCCTGCAGAAATTAAACAATCAAAATTATTGGATATTTTTCCAACAATAGGTAGAACAGGTAGAGTAACCTACAATGCAAAATTGGAACCACTACAACTTGCAGGTACAACCGTTAGAGCTGCAACTTTACACAATGCGGAATTTATTATTGAAAAAGATATAAGAATAGGTGCAATGGTAAAAATTAAAAAGGCAGGTGATATAATTCCAGAAGTTATTTCACCTGTTAAAGATGATAATTTTTCCAAATTATCAATCTGAAAAAAAGCACTTGTCTGCCCAGAATGTAGTAATTTATTAGAAATAACAGATGGTGAAGTTGATCAATATTGTGTAAATATAGATTGTCCAAAAAAAATAATCAGATCTATGGAACATTTTACATCAAGAGAAGCTATGAATATAGAAGGACTTTCCATAAAAAATATAGAAAAATTATTTGCAGAGAAATTTATTTTATCAGTTTCAGATTTATATAAATTAAATACAATGAAAGATAAAATAATTAATTTAGAAAATTTTGGTGAAAAAAGTTTTACTAATATGATAAATGCAATTGAAATTTCTAAAAAAAATTCATTGGAAAAATTAATATTTGCATTAGGAATAAGACATGTTGGTAAAAAAACTGCCAAAATCATTTGTGAAAATTTTAATACAATTGAAAATATTATGAATGCAACTCAAATTGAATTAGAACAAATTTATGACATTGGTATTATTGTAGCCCAATCAATTATAGATTGATTTAAAATAAAACAAAATAAAAGATTAATAAGAGAATTGATAAATTTCGGTGTCAATATGAATTACAATGGTCAGAAAAAAATTGAAAATATTTATATTACGAATAAAACTTTTGTTATTACAGGTTCTTTATCAAGACCTCGTGAATATTTTCAGAAAATAATTGAATCACACAACGGAAAAGTATCTGGTTCTGTTTCTTCTAAAACTAATTATGTTATTATTGGAAGTGATGCTGGTTCTAAACTTGAAAAAGCACAAAAATTAAATATAAAAATAATTACTGAACTTGATTTCAATAAGTTATTGGAGGAATAA
- a CDS encoding Asp-tRNA(Asn)/Glu-tRNA(Gln) amidotransferase subunit GatC, with amino-acid sequence MQKITKEVIVELAEESMLTLSQEEIDIIYNMENIITKRFEKVKDINTENIAPAHYPFDDIHNFLREDISLYVIDRKEILTNAPEINQEYITIKRVVK; translated from the coding sequence ATGCAAAAAATTACAAAAGAAGTTATTGTTGAATTGGCAGAAGAATCGATGCTAACTTTATCACAAGAAGAAATAGATATAATTTATAATATGGAAAATATAATTACTAAAAGATTTGAAAAAGTTAAAGATATAAATACAGAAAATATTGCACCTGCACATTATCCATTTGATGACATACATAATTTTTTGCGTGAAGACATTTCATTATACGTAATTGATAGAAAAGAAATTTTAACTAACGCTCCAGAAATAAATCAGGAATATATAACTATTAAGAGAGTGGTTAAATAA
- a CDS encoding amidase family protein: MNYGILTIKELIELITNNKIKVEKLIEEVFKNIEKHKQDNFYVNLDKENAINYAKKLDELNNFSDKLTGIPFFEKDNIATKNLKTTSSSKILGDFIPPYSATVHEDLIKAGAILMGKTTMDELGMGGTGLFASTGIVANPRDKKRIIGGSSSGSTYAVATGIVPFATGSDTGDSIRKPASLNGIVGFKPTYGAISRFGLFPYAPSFDTIGFLAKSVEDVALLSDIAIHTDEKDFTSTQIDNKDFEKNLILKNDSIKFGFLKNVFEQMPLFLKNEYDSFFEKLKKEGHTIEMIDFHHQLLETLPSVYKMISFAEAVSTNSNLDGINFGKRVDGSDYIEIMKNSRTNGFGPIVKKRFVLGSFQLKRENQVELLLKSKQVRRMIIDELAKIYNEIDILILPPTTAIAPLIDDVLKDNVDENDVETGFVEDILILANINGMPSITLPFIKEKNMPIGINLNAAPKNDLFLLQVAKYVETFLNLPIEIVGE; this comes from the coding sequence ATGAACTATGGAATATTAACAATTAAAGAATTAATTGAGTTAATTACAAACAACAAAATTAAAGTTGAAAAATTAATTGAAGAAGTTTTCAAGAATATTGAAAAGCATAAACAAGATAATTTTTATGTTAATTTAGATAAAGAAAATGCCATAAATTATGCAAAAAAATTAGACGAATTAAATAATTTTTCAGATAAACTTACAGGAATACCTTTTTTTGAAAAAGATAATATAGCAACAAAAAATTTAAAAACTACATCATCATCTAAAATTTTAGGAGATTTTATTCCACCATATTCTGCAACAGTTCATGAAGATTTAATTAAAGCGGGCGCAATATTAATGGGTAAAACAACAATGGATGAACTTGGTATGGGAGGAACTGGTTTATTTGCATCAACAGGAATAGTTGCAAATCCAAGAGATAAAAAAAGAATTATAGGTGGATCATCATCAGGATCAACTTACGCCGTTGCAACTGGAATAGTTCCATTTGCAACCGGAAGTGATACTGGAGATTCAATAAGAAAACCAGCTTCTTTAAATGGAATTGTAGGATTTAAGCCAACGTATGGTGCAATATCTCGTTTTGGCTTATTTCCATATGCTCCTAGTTTTGACACCATTGGCTTTCTTGCAAAATCAGTTGAAGATGTGGCGTTATTATCTGATATTGCAATTCATACTGATGAAAAAGATTTTACATCTACACAAATAGATAATAAAGATTTTGAAAAGAATCTCATTTTAAAAAATGATTCAATAAAATTTGGTTTTTTAAAGAATGTATTTGAACAAATGCCATTGTTTTTAAAAAATGAATATGATAGTTTTTTTGAAAAACTGAAAAAAGAAGGCCATACAATTGAAATGATAGATTTTCATCATCAACTTTTAGAGACATTACCTTCTGTATACAAAATGATTTCTTTTGCTGAGGCTGTCTCAACAAATTCTAATTTAGACGGAATTAATTTTGGAAAAAGAGTTGATGGTAGTGATTATATTGAAATAATGAAAAATTCTAGAACCAATGGTTTTGGTCCTATTGTTAAAAAAAGATTTGTTTTGGGTTCATTTCAATTAAAACGAGAAAATCAAGTGGAATTACTTTTAAAATCTAAACAAGTTAGAAGAATGATAATTGATGAATTAGCAAAAATTTATAATGAAATAGATATATTAATATTGCCACCGACAACTGCAATTGCACCATTAATTGATGATGTGCTTAAAGACAATGTTGATGAAAATGATGTGGAAACTGGTTTTGTTGAGGATATATTAATATTGGCAAATATTAATGGAATGCCTTCAATAACTTTACCTTTTATAAAAGAAAAAAATATGCCAATAGGAATAAATTTAAATGCAGCACCAAAAAACGATTTATTTTTATTACAAGTTGCAAAATATGTTGAAACATTTCTTAACTTGCCAATAGAAATTGTGGGTGAATAG